The following coding sequences are from one Ramlibacter henchirensis window:
- a CDS encoding ZIP family metal transporter has protein sequence MIALAGALASPLGGGASLMRRPTTLALSIAVGFAGGALLGAFAFEMLPKAAQHASLPVAVGGFAAGLLMVYALDLFVHRGASAGEKASQRDRVLRLRRRQRSRGDEVTVLAGGTSAEELIEGLTIGVSAATDATAGLVVGLAIVIDNFSEALSIGDLVLEKGGERPARRILFWTGLIGAALFTSAMAGWLLLRDLPPHMLGLLLATGAGAMFYLVVTELVPEAESHQYQQSAAIAMAAGLLTIFSLSRWSAG, from the coding sequence GTGATCGCGCTGGCCGGCGCGCTGGCGTCCCCGCTGGGCGGCGGGGCGTCGCTGATGCGCCGCCCGACCACGCTGGCACTCTCGATCGCGGTCGGCTTCGCGGGCGGCGCCCTGCTCGGCGCATTCGCATTCGAGATGCTGCCCAAGGCGGCGCAGCACGCCTCGCTGCCGGTCGCCGTCGGCGGGTTCGCGGCCGGCCTGCTGATGGTCTATGCGCTGGACCTGTTCGTGCATCGAGGCGCCAGTGCCGGCGAGAAGGCGTCGCAGCGCGACCGGGTGCTGAGGCTTCGGCGTCGGCAGCGCAGCCGGGGAGACGAAGTCACCGTGCTGGCGGGCGGCACCAGCGCGGAGGAGCTCATCGAAGGCCTCACCATCGGCGTGAGCGCCGCCACCGATGCAACCGCCGGCCTGGTCGTGGGGCTGGCCATCGTCATCGACAACTTCAGCGAGGCCCTGAGCATCGGCGACCTGGTGCTGGAAAAAGGCGGAGAGCGGCCTGCAAGGCGCATCCTGTTCTGGACGGGCCTGATCGGTGCGGCGCTGTTCACGTCGGCGATGGCCGGATGGCTGCTGCTGCGCGACCTGCCGCCGCACATGCTGGGCCTGCTGCTGGCCACCGGCGCCGGCGCGATGTTCTATCTCGTCGTCACCGAACTCGTGCCCGAGGCCGAGAGCCACCAGTACCAGCAATCGGCCGCGATCGCGATGGCCGCCGGGCTGCTGACGATCTTCTCGCTCTCGCGTTGGTCGGCCGGCTAG
- a CDS encoding DNA topoisomerase IV subunit B: MATRSSLATEYSEGSIRVLKGLEPVKQRPGMYTRTDNPLHIVQEVLDNAADEALAGHGKRIKVTLHTDGSVSVEDDGRGIPFGLHPEEKAPVIELVFTRLHAGGKFDKGKGGAYSFSGGLHGVGVSVTNALAKRLEVTSHREGQVATIVFSGGDVIEPLKLRKAAEGDRRQGTTVRAWPDGKYFESNQLPMAELAHLLRSKAVLMPGVAVYLVNEKTRESQSWQYKGGLRDYLMQTLPADPVIPLFEGEGYAENNETFAEGEGAAWCVGFTEDGAPVRESYVNLIPTSAGGTHESGLRDGLFNAVKSFIELHSLQPKGVKLLPEDVFARASYVLSAKVLDPQFQGQIKERLNSRDAVRLVSSFVRPALELWLNQHVEYGKKLAELAIKAAQTRQKAGQKVEKRKGSGVAVLPGKLTDCESRELSHNEVFLVEGDSAGGSAKMGRDKECQAILPLRGKVLNTWEVERDRLFANTEIHDIAVAIGVDPHGPNDEPDLSGLRYGKVCILSDADVDGSHIQVLLLTLFFRHFPKLIEAGNVYVARPPLFRVDVPARGKKPAGKEYALDEGELTHILDKLRKEGVKEGSWSISRFKGLGEMSAEQLWETTLNPDTRRLLPVRLGKLDFTGTEGLITKLMGKGEAAARRELMELHGDAVEIDI; this comes from the coding sequence ATGGCCACGCGTTCCTCTCTCGCCACCGAATACTCCGAAGGTTCCATCCGCGTCCTCAAGGGGCTGGAGCCTGTCAAGCAGCGTCCGGGCATGTACACCCGCACGGACAACCCGCTGCACATCGTCCAGGAAGTGCTGGACAACGCCGCCGACGAGGCGCTGGCCGGGCACGGCAAGCGGATCAAGGTCACGCTGCACACCGACGGCTCCGTCAGCGTCGAGGACGACGGCCGCGGCATCCCGTTCGGCCTGCATCCGGAAGAGAAGGCGCCGGTGATCGAGCTGGTGTTCACCCGCCTGCACGCCGGCGGCAAGTTCGACAAGGGCAAGGGGGGCGCCTACAGCTTCTCGGGCGGCCTTCACGGCGTGGGCGTGTCCGTCACCAACGCGCTGGCCAAGCGCCTCGAGGTCACCAGCCACCGCGAGGGCCAGGTCGCCACGATCGTGTTCTCGGGTGGCGACGTGATCGAGCCGCTGAAGCTGCGCAAGGCGGCGGAGGGCGACCGGCGGCAGGGCACCACCGTGCGCGCGTGGCCCGACGGCAAGTACTTCGAATCGAACCAGCTGCCGATGGCCGAGCTAGCCCACCTGCTGCGCAGCAAGGCCGTGCTCATGCCCGGCGTGGCCGTGTACCTGGTCAACGAGAAGACGCGCGAAAGCCAGAGCTGGCAATACAAGGGGGGCCTGCGCGACTACCTCATGCAGACCCTGCCGGCCGACCCGGTGATCCCGCTGTTCGAAGGCGAGGGCTACGCCGAGAACAACGAGACCTTCGCCGAAGGCGAGGGCGCGGCCTGGTGCGTGGGCTTCACCGAGGACGGCGCGCCGGTGCGCGAGAGCTACGTCAACCTCATCCCGACCAGCGCCGGCGGCACGCACGAGAGCGGGCTGCGCGACGGGCTGTTCAACGCGGTCAAGAGCTTCATCGAGCTGCATTCGCTGCAGCCCAAGGGCGTGAAGCTGCTGCCGGAGGACGTGTTCGCGCGCGCCTCGTACGTTCTCTCGGCCAAGGTGCTGGACCCGCAGTTCCAGGGCCAGATCAAGGAGCGGCTGAACTCGCGCGATGCGGTGCGGCTGGTCTCCAGCTTCGTCCGGCCGGCGCTGGAGCTGTGGCTCAACCAGCACGTCGAGTACGGCAAGAAGCTGGCCGAGCTGGCCATCAAGGCGGCCCAGACGCGGCAGAAGGCCGGCCAGAAGGTGGAAAAGCGCAAGGGCTCCGGCGTGGCCGTGCTGCCCGGCAAGCTCACCGATTGCGAGAGCCGCGAGCTGTCGCACAACGAGGTGTTCCTGGTCGAGGGCGACTCGGCCGGCGGCAGCGCCAAGATGGGCCGCGACAAGGAATGCCAGGCCATCCTGCCGCTGCGTGGCAAGGTGCTCAACACCTGGGAAGTGGAACGCGACCGCCTGTTCGCCAACACCGAGATCCACGACATCGCGGTGGCCATCGGCGTCGACCCGCATGGGCCGAACGACGAGCCGGATCTCTCCGGCCTGCGCTACGGCAAGGTCTGCATCCTGTCCGACGCCGACGTCGACGGCTCGCATATCCAGGTGCTGCTGCTCACGCTGTTCTTCCGCCATTTCCCCAAGCTGATCGAGGCCGGCAACGTCTACGTCGCACGGCCGCCGCTGTTCCGCGTGGACGTGCCCGCTCGCGGCAAGAAGCCGGCGGGCAAGGAATACGCGCTGGACGAAGGCGAGCTCACCCACATCCTGGACAAGCTGCGCAAGGAAGGCGTCAAGGAGGGGTCGTGGAGCATCAGCCGCTTCAAGGGCCTGGGCGAGATGAGCGCCGAGCAGCTGTGGGAGACCACGCTCAACCCCGACACGCGACGGCTCCTGCCGGTGCGCCTGGGCAAGCTGGATTTCACCGGCACCGAAGGCCTGATCACCAAGCTCATGGGCAAGGGCGAAGCCGCGGCGCGGCGCGAGCTGATGGAACTGCACGGCGACGCGGTCGAGATCGACATCTGA
- a CDS encoding lytic transglycosylase domain-containing protein, with translation MKAAAFLIAALAVAAPWAHADVWGYVDAKGIAHFANEKVDERYELFFRGGTSFDTAQGLPQQEPTPRAVAVPTRSASRLIAFFEVSPAYKQVKHHLREASRAENIDYELLQALIATESGFDAAAVSPKGAIGLMQVMPATAQRYGVSADARVPLERKLADPRTNIRTGTRYLRYLLDLFPGRLELALAAYNAGEGAVIRAGRRIPDFPETRNYVRTVLQLYSMLKPPVPARRERTPARVRMELPGGAIGRGNLPPATD, from the coding sequence ATGAAGGCCGCTGCCTTCCTGATCGCGGCGCTCGCAGTCGCAGCGCCGTGGGCCCACGCCGACGTGTGGGGCTACGTCGACGCCAAAGGGATCGCGCACTTCGCCAATGAGAAGGTCGACGAGCGCTACGAGCTGTTCTTCCGCGGCGGCACCAGCTTCGATACGGCGCAGGGACTGCCGCAGCAGGAGCCCACGCCTCGCGCAGTGGCGGTGCCCACGCGCAGCGCCTCGCGCCTCATCGCCTTCTTCGAGGTGTCTCCCGCCTACAAGCAGGTCAAGCACCACCTGCGCGAGGCCTCGCGCGCCGAGAACATCGACTACGAGCTGCTGCAGGCGCTGATCGCCACCGAGTCGGGCTTCGATGCCGCGGCGGTGTCGCCCAAGGGCGCCATCGGCCTGATGCAGGTGATGCCGGCCACCGCGCAGCGCTACGGCGTATCGGCCGATGCCAGGGTTCCGCTCGAACGAAAGCTGGCCGACCCGCGCACCAACATCCGCACCGGCACGCGCTACCTGCGCTACCTGCTGGACCTGTTCCCCGGCCGGCTGGAGCTGGCGCTGGCCGCCTACAACGCGGGCGAAGGCGCCGTGATCCGCGCCGGCCGCCGCATCCCCGATTTCCCCGAGACCCGGAACTACGTGCGCACCGTGCTGCAGCTGTATTCGATGCTCAAACCGCCCGTGCCCGCCCGCCGCGAGCGCACGCCGGCGCGGGTTCGGATGGAGCTGCCCGGCGGCGCGATCGGCCGCGGCAACCTGCCGCCCGCAACCGACTGA
- a CDS encoding PaaI family thioesterase, translating to MASREEISAFIAKEFPQTKVRVLEVGNRSSRVLHEVGRNELRPGGTVSGPVMMATADVALYVAILGEIGLVPLAVTTSLSFNFMRRPPGDRNVIGDCRLMKLGKTLVVGEVWLYSEGIEEPVAHAVGTYALPPEAKRV from the coding sequence ATGGCGAGCCGCGAGGAGATCAGCGCCTTCATCGCGAAGGAGTTCCCGCAGACGAAGGTGCGGGTGCTGGAAGTCGGAAACCGCTCCTCCCGCGTGCTGCACGAGGTCGGCCGCAACGAGCTTCGGCCCGGCGGCACCGTCTCGGGCCCGGTGATGATGGCCACGGCCGACGTAGCGCTCTATGTCGCCATCCTCGGCGAGATCGGGCTGGTGCCGCTGGCCGTGACCACGAGCCTCAGCTTCAACTTCATGCGCCGCCCGCCCGGCGACCGCAACGTGATCGGGGACTGCCGTTTGATGAAGCTGGGGAAGACGCTGGTCGTCGGCGAGGTGTGGCTCTACTCGGAAGGCATCGAGGAGCCGGTGGCGCATGCGGTCGGGACGTATGCTTTGCCACCGGAGGCCAAGCGGGTCTGA
- a CDS encoding transglutaminase family protein, which yields MLLHVVHETVYDYSPPVRTAQHMAHLRPSDREGQKLLRHRLDIAPQPVQHSEFVDVFGNTRCFFGLQAWHEELRVVADSVVSTVPHDAPETSLSWEQARERLRYHRGAEYDPAAEFLFASPYVPRHDDFAAYARASFTPGRPLIEAARELTTRIHEDFAYVSQATDASTPALEALALRRGVCQDFAHVMLGCLRSLGLPARYVSGYLLTEPPPGQSRLVGSDASHAWVSVYLPAESGRGRWVDLDPTNNRAAGEDYVTLAVGRDYSDVSPMRGVIHGGAHHTLEVAVTVTPLDAGGFPTIADPTSKDSR from the coding sequence ATGCTGCTGCACGTCGTCCACGAGACCGTCTACGACTACTCGCCCCCGGTGCGCACGGCGCAGCACATGGCGCACCTGCGGCCTTCGGATCGCGAAGGGCAGAAGCTGCTGCGGCATCGCCTGGACATCGCGCCGCAACCGGTGCAGCACAGCGAATTCGTCGACGTGTTCGGCAACACGCGCTGCTTCTTCGGGCTGCAGGCCTGGCATGAGGAACTGCGGGTCGTGGCCGACAGCGTGGTGTCCACCGTGCCGCACGACGCGCCGGAAACCAGCCTCTCCTGGGAACAGGCGCGCGAGCGGCTGCGCTATCACCGCGGCGCGGAGTACGACCCGGCGGCCGAATTCCTGTTCGCGTCGCCTTACGTGCCGCGACACGATGACTTCGCCGCCTACGCGCGCGCGAGCTTCACACCGGGCCGGCCGCTGATCGAAGCTGCGCGCGAACTCACCACTCGCATCCACGAAGACTTCGCGTACGTTTCGCAAGCCACCGATGCCAGCACGCCGGCGCTCGAAGCCCTGGCCCTGCGCCGGGGCGTGTGCCAGGACTTTGCACACGTGATGCTGGGCTGTTTGCGAAGCCTCGGGCTGCCCGCGCGTTATGTCAGCGGCTACCTGCTCACGGAGCCGCCGCCGGGCCAGTCGCGCCTGGTGGGCAGTGATGCTTCGCATGCGTGGGTGTCGGTCTACCTGCCCGCCGAGAGCGGCCGCGGGCGCTGGGTCGATCTCGATCCGACGAACAACCGCGCGGCGGGCGAGGACTACGTGACGCTGGCTGTCGGGCGCGACTACTCCGACGTTTCGCCGATGCGCGGCGTGATCCACGGCGGTGCGCACCACACGCTTGAAGTGGCCGTGACCGTGACGCCGCTCGATGCCGGCGGCTTCCCTACAATCGCCGACCCCACATCCAAGGACTCACGATGA
- a CDS encoding RidA family protein, whose product MSVYDKLKQLGITLPPVATPAAAYVPFVRTGNLVFISGHTAKRDGKPWVGQLGKTMTTEEGKTAARSVAIDLMGTLHAAVGDLNNVRRIVKVMSLVNSSPDFTEHHLVTNGASELLGQLFGDRGAHARSAFGVAQIPTGSCVEIELIAEVG is encoded by the coding sequence ATGAGCGTCTACGACAAGCTGAAGCAGCTCGGCATCACCCTGCCCCCCGTCGCCACGCCGGCCGCTGCGTATGTGCCCTTCGTCCGCACCGGCAACCTGGTGTTCATCTCCGGCCACACCGCCAAGCGCGACGGCAAGCCTTGGGTCGGGCAGCTGGGCAAGACCATGACCACGGAAGAGGGCAAGACCGCGGCGCGTTCGGTCGCGATCGACCTCATGGGCACCTTGCATGCCGCGGTCGGCGACCTGAACAACGTGCGGCGCATCGTGAAGGTGATGAGCCTGGTGAACTCGTCGCCCGACTTCACCGAGCACCACCTCGTCACCAACGGCGCCAGCGAGCTGCTCGGCCAGCTGTTCGGCGACAGGGGCGCGCACGCGCGCAGCGCGTTCGGCGTGGCGCAGATCCCGACGGGGTCGTGCGTGGAGATCGAGTTGATTGCGGAAGTGGGCTGA
- the parC gene encoding DNA topoisomerase IV subunit A: MDQEELIIHPDGGDDTGLDLGAYAQRAYLEYALSVVKGRALPDVCDGQKPVQRRILYSMWRMGLGFGGGAGAKPVKSARVVGDVLGRFHPHGDQAAYDALVRMAQDFSQRYRLIDGQGNFGSRDGDGAAAMRYTEARLSRITNLLLEEIDEGTVDFAPNYDGSTQEPLQLPARLPFALLNGASGIAVGLATEIPSHNLREVADACVALVKNARLTDDELFALVPGPDYPGGGQIISSAADIAEAYRSGRGSLKVRARWKIEELARGQWQMVVQELPPGVSAQRVLEEIEELTNPKVKAGKKALLQEQLQLKQTVLSVLDAVRDESSKDAAVRLVFEPKTSRIEQNDLITTLLAHTSLETSVPVNLTMVGLDGRPVQKSLRQMLAEWIEFRQRTIERRSRHRLDKVLDRIHILEGRQLVLLNIDEVIAIIRGSDEPKQALVARFKLSDRQAEDILEIRLRQLARLEAIRIEQELKNLREERKKLEEILGSPAALRRLMVREIEQDAKQFADARRTLIQADKRAVAEVRVVDEPVTVVVSQKGWVRARQGHGHESSSFAFKAGDGLYGTFECRTVDTLLAFGSNGRVYSIPVSTLPGARGDGQPVTTYIDLEAGSQLVHYFAGASGAWLLLSNSGGYGFLATVENMMSRQRGGKAFISCAPGEMLCKPSPANVPPQAPATHIACVSSARRILTFPIGELRPQANGGRGLMLMDLDAKETLVGAAAYVRSVIIRGMFRGKEREETLEVRSLNNALGGRGRKGKAGNFTFEPSSIDRVE; the protein is encoded by the coding sequence ATGGACCAAGAAGAGTTGATCATCCACCCCGACGGAGGGGACGACACCGGCCTGGACCTCGGCGCCTACGCGCAGCGGGCCTACCTGGAATATGCGCTGAGCGTGGTCAAGGGCCGCGCGCTGCCCGACGTGTGCGACGGCCAGAAGCCGGTGCAGCGCCGCATCCTGTACTCGATGTGGCGCATGGGCCTGGGCTTCGGCGGCGGCGCGGGCGCCAAGCCGGTCAAGAGCGCGCGCGTCGTGGGCGACGTGCTCGGCCGCTTCCATCCGCACGGCGACCAGGCCGCGTACGACGCTTTGGTGCGGATGGCGCAGGACTTCAGCCAGCGCTATCGGCTGATCGACGGCCAGGGCAACTTCGGCAGCCGCGACGGCGACGGCGCTGCGGCGATGCGCTACACCGAAGCCCGGCTTTCGCGCATCACCAACCTGCTGCTGGAGGAGATCGACGAAGGCACGGTCGACTTCGCGCCCAACTACGACGGCAGCACGCAGGAGCCGCTGCAATTGCCCGCGCGCCTGCCCTTCGCGCTGCTCAATGGCGCGAGCGGCATCGCCGTCGGCCTGGCCACCGAGATCCCCAGCCACAACCTGCGCGAGGTCGCCGACGCCTGCGTGGCGCTGGTGAAGAACGCCAGGCTCACGGACGACGAGCTGTTCGCGCTGGTGCCCGGCCCCGACTACCCCGGCGGCGGCCAGATCATCAGCAGCGCCGCCGACATCGCGGAGGCCTACCGCAGCGGCCGCGGTTCGCTCAAGGTCCGCGCGCGCTGGAAGATCGAGGAGCTGGCGCGCGGCCAGTGGCAGATGGTAGTGCAGGAACTGCCGCCGGGCGTGAGCGCGCAGCGTGTGCTGGAGGAGATCGAGGAGCTCACCAACCCCAAGGTGAAGGCCGGCAAGAAGGCGCTGCTGCAGGAGCAGCTGCAGCTCAAGCAGACCGTGCTGTCCGTGCTGGACGCGGTGCGCGACGAATCGAGCAAGGACGCGGCGGTGCGCCTGGTGTTCGAGCCCAAGACCAGCCGGATCGAGCAGAACGACCTGATCACCACGCTGCTGGCGCACACCAGCCTGGAGACGTCGGTGCCGGTGAACCTCACGATGGTGGGGCTGGACGGCCGGCCGGTGCAGAAGTCGCTGCGGCAGATGCTCGCCGAGTGGATCGAGTTCCGCCAGCGCACCATCGAGCGCCGTTCGCGGCACCGCCTGGACAAGGTGCTGGACCGCATCCACATCCTCGAGGGGCGGCAGCTGGTGCTGCTGAACATCGACGAGGTGATCGCCATCATCCGCGGAAGCGACGAGCCCAAGCAGGCGCTGGTCGCCCGCTTCAAGCTCTCGGACCGGCAGGCCGAGGACATCCTCGAGATCCGGCTGCGGCAGCTCGCGCGGCTGGAGGCGATCCGCATCGAGCAGGAGCTGAAGAACCTGCGCGAGGAACGCAAGAAGCTGGAAGAGATCCTCGGCAGCCCGGCGGCGCTGCGCCGGCTGATGGTCAGGGAGATCGAGCAGGATGCGAAGCAGTTCGCCGATGCGCGCCGCACGCTGATCCAGGCCGACAAGCGCGCGGTGGCGGAGGTGCGCGTCGTCGACGAGCCGGTGACGGTCGTTGTCTCGCAGAAGGGTTGGGTGCGTGCCCGCCAGGGCCATGGCCACGAGTCGTCCAGCTTCGCCTTCAAGGCCGGCGACGGGCTGTACGGCACCTTCGAGTGCCGCACGGTCGACACGCTGCTGGCGTTCGGCAGCAATGGGCGGGTCTATTCGATCCCGGTCTCGACGCTGCCCGGCGCGCGCGGCGACGGCCAACCCGTCACGACCTACATCGACCTGGAGGCGGGCTCGCAGCTGGTGCACTACTTCGCCGGCGCTTCGGGCGCGTGGCTGCTGCTGTCCAACAGCGGCGGCTACGGCTTCCTGGCAACGGTGGAAAACATGATGTCGCGGCAGCGCGGCGGCAAGGCCTTCATCAGCTGTGCGCCGGGCGAGATGCTGTGCAAGCCTTCGCCCGCCAACGTGCCGCCGCAGGCTCCTGCCACCCACATCGCCTGCGTCTCGTCGGCGCGCCGCATCCTTACTTTCCCGATCGGCGAGCTGCGCCCGCAGGCCAACGGCGGGCGGGGTTTGATGCTGATGGACCTGGACGCGAAGGAGACGCTGGTGGGCGCCGCTGCCTACGTGCGCAGCGTCATCATCCGCGGCATGTTCCGCGGCAAGGAGCGAGAGGAGACGCTGGAAGTGCGCTCGCTCAACAACGCGCTCGGCGGGCGCGGCCGCAAGGGCAAGGCGGGCAACTTCACGTTCGAGCCCTCGTCCATCGACCGCGTGGAGTGA
- a CDS encoding GNAT family N-acetyltransferase, whose product MTKLPTADERPARAPLRVRLRPTMQSDIEYVLSIERDPVNLPFITPWERTQHEAAIRFPDFRHFIVEGGTDLSAVGFLILIGCKSPHQSLELKRMVVQAKGAGFGRAALRVAKKVAFDDLGAHRFWLDVKTHNTRAKALYDGEGFVVEGTLRESVRTARGFESLIVMSMLQSEFAQRRAQGLELAA is encoded by the coding sequence ATGACGAAGCTGCCCACGGCCGACGAGCGCCCCGCGCGTGCGCCGCTGCGCGTGCGGCTGCGGCCGACCATGCAGAGCGACATCGAGTACGTGCTCTCGATCGAGCGCGACCCGGTCAACCTGCCGTTCATCACGCCGTGGGAGCGCACGCAGCACGAGGCGGCCATCCGCTTCCCGGATTTCCGCCACTTCATCGTCGAGGGCGGCACCGACCTGTCAGCCGTCGGCTTCCTGATCCTGATCGGCTGCAAGAGCCCGCACCAGTCGCTGGAACTCAAGCGCATGGTGGTGCAGGCCAAGGGCGCCGGCTTCGGCCGCGCCGCGCTTCGCGTGGCGAAGAAGGTCGCATTCGACGACCTCGGCGCGCACCGTTTCTGGCTGGACGTGAAGACGCACAACACGCGGGCCAAGGCGCTGTACGACGGCGAGGGCTTCGTGGTCGAGGGCACGCTGCGCGAATCGGTGCGCACCGCGCGCGGCTTCGAGTCGCTGATCGTGATGTCCATGTTGCAGTCCGAATTCGCCCAGCGTCGCGCGCAGGGGCTGGAGCTGGCGGCATGA
- a CDS encoding circularly permuted type 2 ATP-grasp protein, giving the protein MDSPIDSLFGHAADESPARLAAALAPPAVSGHFDELRGRVSSGGGARDPLSPHWSAFFEHLGGGFADLDGRLQDLARQVRDNGITYNVYADADGPQRPWSLDLFPLIVPPGSWRRIEAGLLQRVRLLDSILADVYGPQQVLARNLLPPALVQGHPGYLRALHGVRPAGDTFLHIAAFDLARDPRGDWWVVSQRTQAPSGLGYLLENRLIISRLFPQAFGALKVQRLAATYRALFEGLRAMSGAGDQARIVLLTPGPYNETYFEHAYLARYLGLTLVEGSDLTVRDQRLYLKTLRGLEPVHGLLKRMDDEFLDPLELRSDSRLGVPGLLQAIRAGNVLVANAPGSGFLESPALLGFLPALSRALLGEELALPSVPSWWCGERAAMEAAVPQLAAGVVKTTYGGAGSAAVLGRYLSRRELDEWAGRIVRDPDEHTLQAYQPLSQMPTWKDRRLTLRSLILRVFAVSDGPQSWRILPGGLTRIAGGTLEIASMQRGGSSADTWVMTDGQVDTTSLLRHQHPAGEVLSSRRRTVTSRAAENLFWLGRYTERTENTARLARLVLQCLSGEDQHSQPLLAWLGELATDHGLVLPNVPAPAVSRRVFERSLVATLTDTVRATSVAFNLRALRTAASAVRDRLSQEHWNLMVRAEQSFVRGCEQGAADGDYSPVEAMLVLETLSGHTAAMTGAQTDRMMRDDGWRLLSTGRHLERLGFLASALAAAFETGAVHNEGGYEAVVALFDSTITFHAQYQQRHDVPALLDLLVIDRDNPRSLAWVAQTLRGRLARLEGSAPGQVPGIALTVPDPQGWSLEALCERNEQGRHAAAIELLDQCAAAAYQLSDALGARYFTHSVDARFSVGA; this is encoded by the coding sequence GTGGACTCCCCGATCGACTCGCTCTTCGGCCATGCCGCCGACGAAAGCCCCGCCCGGCTCGCGGCGGCGCTGGCGCCTCCGGCGGTGTCCGGGCACTTCGACGAGCTGCGCGGCCGCGTGTCCTCCGGCGGCGGCGCACGCGATCCGCTCTCGCCGCACTGGTCCGCCTTCTTCGAGCACCTGGGCGGCGGCTTCGCCGACCTCGACGGGCGGCTGCAGGACCTGGCGCGCCAGGTGCGCGACAACGGCATCACCTACAACGTCTACGCCGACGCCGACGGGCCGCAGCGGCCCTGGTCGCTCGATCTCTTTCCGCTGATCGTGCCGCCCGGCAGCTGGCGGCGCATCGAGGCCGGCCTGCTGCAGCGCGTGCGCCTGCTGGACAGCATCCTGGCCGACGTCTACGGCCCGCAGCAGGTGCTGGCGCGCAACCTGCTGCCGCCGGCGCTGGTGCAGGGCCACCCCGGCTACCTGCGCGCGCTGCACGGCGTGCGGCCGGCCGGCGACACCTTCCTGCACATCGCGGCCTTCGACCTGGCACGCGATCCGCGCGGCGACTGGTGGGTGGTGTCGCAGCGCACGCAGGCGCCGTCGGGCCTGGGCTACCTGCTGGAGAACCGGCTGATCATTTCGCGCCTGTTCCCGCAGGCTTTCGGCGCACTCAAGGTGCAGCGGCTGGCCGCCACCTACCGCGCGCTGTTCGAGGGCCTGCGTGCCATGAGCGGCGCGGGCGACCAGGCTCGCATCGTGCTGCTCACGCCCGGCCCCTACAACGAGACCTACTTCGAGCACGCCTACCTCGCGCGCTACCTGGGCCTGACGCTCGTGGAAGGCAGCGATCTCACGGTTCGCGACCAGCGGCTGTACCTGAAGACGCTGCGTGGACTGGAGCCGGTGCACGGCCTGCTCAAGCGCATGGACGACGAGTTCCTCGACCCATTGGAGCTGCGGTCCGATTCGCGCCTGGGCGTGCCGGGATTGCTGCAGGCCATCCGCGCGGGCAACGTGCTGGTGGCCAACGCGCCGGGTTCGGGCTTCCTGGAATCGCCCGCGTTGCTCGGCTTCCTGCCGGCGTTGTCGCGCGCTCTGCTCGGCGAAGAACTGGCGCTGCCCTCGGTGCCGAGCTGGTGGTGCGGCGAGCGAGCGGCGATGGAAGCCGCCGTGCCGCAACTCGCGGCCGGCGTGGTCAAGACCACGTATGGCGGCGCGGGCTCGGCCGCGGTGCTGGGCCGGTACCTCTCGCGGCGCGAACTGGACGAATGGGCGGGCCGCATCGTGCGCGACCCCGACGAGCACACCTTGCAGGCCTACCAGCCGCTCTCGCAGATGCCGACCTGGAAGGACCGGCGGCTCACGCTGCGCTCACTGATCCTGCGCGTCTTCGCCGTGTCCGACGGACCGCAGTCCTGGCGCATCCTGCCCGGCGGGCTGACGCGCATCGCGGGCGGAACGCTGGAGATCGCCTCCATGCAGCGTGGCGGCAGCAGCGCCGACACCTGGGTGATGACCGACGGGCAGGTCGACACCACCAGCCTGCTGCGGCACCAGCATCCCGCCGGCGAGGTGCTGTCGAGCCGGCGCCGCACCGTCACCAGCCGCGCGGCCGAGAACCTGTTCTGGCTGGGCCGCTACACGGAGCGAACCGAGAACACCGCGCGCCTCGCGCGCCTGGTGCTGCAATGCCTCAGCGGCGAGGACCAGCATTCGCAGCCGCTGCTCGCGTGGCTGGGCGAGCTGGCAACGGATCACGGCCTGGTGCTGCCCAACGTGCCGGCGCCCGCCGTGTCGCGCCGGGTATTCGAGCGGTCGCTGGTCGCGACGCTGACCGACACCGTGCGCGCCACCAGCGTGGCATTCAACCTGCGCGCGCTGCGCACCGCGGCATCGGCCGTGCGCGACCGGCTCTCGCAGGAGCACTGGAACCTGATGGTGCGTGCCGAGCAGTCCTTCGTGCGCGGCTGCGAACAGGGCGCGGCCGACGGCGACTACTCGCCCGTCGAGGCGATGTTGGTGCTGGAGACGCTCTCCGGCCACACGGCCGCGATGACGGGCGCGCAGACGGACCGCATGATGCGCGACGACGGCTGGCGCCTGCTCTCCACCGGCCGCCACCTCGAGCGGCTGGGCTTCCTCGCGTCGGCCCTCGCGGCCGCTTTCGAAACCGGCGCCGTGCACAACGAAGGCGGCTACGAGGCCGTGGTCGCCCTGTTCGACAGCACCATCACCTTCCATGCGCAGTACCAGCAGCGTCACGACGTGCCGGCGCTGCTGGACCTGCTGGTGATCGATCGCGACAACCCGCGCTCGCTGGCCTGGGTGGCGCAGACGCTGCGCGGCCGGCTCGCGCGGCTGGAAGGCTCGGCGCCCGGACAGGTGCCGGGTATCGCGCTGACCGTGCCCGACCCGCAGGGCTGGTCGCTCGAGGCGCTGTGCGAACGCAACGAGCAGGGCCGCCACGCGGCGGCCATCGAGCTGCTGGACCAGTGCGCCGCCGCCGCGTACCAGCTCTCCGACGCGCTCGGCGCGCGCTACTTCACCCATTCGGTCGACGCGCGCTTCAGCGTCGGCGCCTGA